The following proteins are co-located in the Palaemon carinicauda isolate YSFRI2023 chromosome 3, ASM3689809v2, whole genome shotgun sequence genome:
- the LOC137638397 gene encoding uncharacterized protein, producing the protein MANLQVLIGQRKVIRRKVTEQFNRSDTYSVLTQEEKLAIKGLLVNYRNKLSELDDQILLKKFPDVSDEAELEPELTSCQDYLDKIEHCLPLLEISRGNNGSNIPDVARSLLKQPTAPLPKFTSKEGEDLLKFIAEFEATTNVFQYPDRDLLLLLKQQIDGRAKTLLCSLEADKQRYVDAKELLISAFASKEVCKNNAIRKITELSLREGDDPFTFISILRSVCEAVKTFNIGADEFVRYFAWHGLNGRFQRHFINITGKTHPSLNDIISHFFAACERYESDGKGVESLKCKASRVKTLTLPLPKESTTSMAAEAVTYDKDRSSPRCSLCSAVGNTDKFHFIHKCPNFLSPTDKVHILKSRNGCVKCGQFNHVSGKCRFKFKRRCSNCNSWHMTYLCDRSQSPDRETNNINNCKSKVETSPQISSGVAVLPTCQGDSILPTFSFKVGGTVYRGLKDSGSQSTFITKKLAEENNLKIINSKVKLTVNGFNGNKEYFTEIVEVPVTIGDKSFIIYCLVVPNINVALKLLLLGRLVDKFQAQGVKLADQFINKFSHEIDNVQLILGTDFAYCIAGTDTVFGGINSSMYTECHAGILLSGSIDLMIKNIDN; encoded by the coding sequence atggctaacttacaggtactgattggacaacgaaaagtcattcggagaaaagtcaccgaacaattcaataggtctgacacctattctgtccttacacaagaagaaaaattagctattaaaggtcttcttgttaattatagaaacaagttgtcagagctagatgatcaaatcctcttgaagaaatttcctgacgtatctgatgaagcagagttagagccagaattaacaagttgccaggattatCTAGATAAAATTGAGCATTGTttaccattacttgagatttccaggggtaataatggttctaatattcccgacgtggcccgcagtttactgaaacagccaacagctcctcttcctaagtttacaagtaaagaaggagaagatttattgaaatttatagcagagtttgaggctacaactaatgtatttcagtatcctgatagagatttacttttattgctgaagcaacagatagacggtcgagcaaagactttattatgttctctggaagctgacaaacagcgttatgtagatgccaaagaattattgatttccgcctttgcttctaaggaggtttgtaaaaacaatgcaattaggaaaattacggagttaagtctaagagagggtgatgaccccttcacatttatttccatcctccgatcagtatgtgaagcagtcaagacttttaacattggagcggatgaatttgtcagatattttgcttggcacggcttaaatggtcgctttcagcgtcattttattaatattacaggaaaaacccatccttccttaaatgacattatttcacatttctttgcagcttgcgaaaggtacgaaagtgacgggaaaggtgttgaaagcttgaaatgtaaagcttcacgtgtcaaaacattaacactccctcttcctaaagagagtactaccagcatggctgcggaagcagtaacatatgataaagacaggtcttcgccTCGGTGTTCCTTGTGTTCTGCAgttggaaatactgataaatttcatTTTATCCATAAGTGtcctaattttctttctcctacagataaagtgcatattttaaaatctagaaatggatgtgtaaaatgcggccagtttaatcatgtttccggtaagtgtcgttttaaattcaaaagacgctgttcaaattgtaacagctggcatatgacttacCTATGTGATAGGAGTCAGTCACCAGACAGAGAgactaacaatattaataactgcaaatccaaggtggaaacttctcctcaaataagcagcggtgttgccgtACTTCCTACTTGTCAAGGTGATTCCattttacccaccttttcatttaaagttggggggactgtttacagaggactgaaagacagtggttcgcagagcacgtttatcactaagaaattggcggaggagaataatcttaaaatcattaactctaaagtaaagctaacagttaatgggtttaatggtaacaaggagtattttactgaaattgttgaagttcctgttacgattggagataaatcctttataatttattgcttggttgtaccaaacattaatgtagcattgaaattacttctgcttggtagattagttgataaatttcaggcacaaggtgttaaattagctgatcaattcattaataaattttctcatgaaattgataatgttcagctcattttaggtacagacttcgcttattgtattgcaggtacagatacagtttttggaggaataaattcatcgatgtataccgagtgtcatgcaggtattttgttgtctggtagcattgatttaatgattaagaatattgataattga